The Streptococcaceae bacterium ESL0687 genome has a segment encoding these proteins:
- a CDS encoding superoxide dismutase, translated as MAFTLPELPYAYDALEPYFDEATMRLHHDKHHQAYVDNLNAALEKHQDLKVESLEALIEDLDMVPEDIRGAVRNNGGGHLNHSFFWEILAPKAGGPANGEIGDAIAETFGSFEDFKEAFKQAAVSRFGSGWAWLVVDEDGNLKIVSTANQDSPITDGLTPVLGLDVWEHAYYLKYHNVRPDYIAAFFDLVNWDKVNELYAAAK; from the coding sequence ATGGCATTTACATTACCAGAATTACCTTACGCATACGACGCTTTAGAACCTTACTTCGATGAAGCTACAATGAGACTCCATCACGACAAACACCATCAAGCTTATGTAGATAACTTGAATGCAGCCTTAGAAAAACACCAAGATTTAAAGGTTGAAAGTCTAGAAGCGCTTATTGAAGATCTTGATATGGTTCCTGAAGATATTCGCGGAGCTGTTCGTAATAATGGTGGTGGTCACCTAAATCACTCATTCTTCTGGGAAATCCTAGCTCCAAAAGCAGGTGGACCTGCAAATGGTGAAATTGGGGATGCTATTGCTGAAACATTTGGATCATTTGAAGACTTTAAAGAAGCATTCAAACAAGCAGCTGTTAGTCGTTTTGGTTCTGGTTGGGCTTGGCTAGTTGTCGATGAAGACGGTAATTTAAAAATCGTTTCAACAGCTAACCAAGATTCACCAATTACTGATGGATTAACACCAGTTTTAGGACTTGATGTTTGGGAACATGCTTACTACCTAAAATATCACAATGTACGTCCTGACTATATTGCAGCTTTCTTTGATCTAGTAAATTGGGATAAGGTTAACGAGCTTTACGCAGCAGCAAAATAG
- a CDS encoding transporter substrate-binding domain-containing protein, with translation MRFKKFLAVGAILLTSTAVLAACSTKSSKTETSSSDDKVTKITVAQTADSRPYSYMDGDKLTGFDIEVLKAIDEALPQYEFDYKKVPDETILTDIDTGRAQIGANNFGKTPEREKKYLFSYPISQNVNAIFSRKEDNFTSIADLVGKKTLVPTGSNYGAIYEQWNKEHPDQKIDFSYSEDPLKVRMEAVESGKIDFMFASKSNGEILLKNNGLDLVNNVPDLADYPVFQTYEYFILGQDDTDLQKAVNTEVKKLAEDGTLKKLSEEFYGDDYVPGADQYK, from the coding sequence GTGAGATTTAAGAAGTTTTTAGCAGTAGGAGCAATCCTTTTAACAAGTACGGCGGTTCTTGCAGCATGTTCAACGAAGAGCTCTAAAACTGAGACTAGTAGTTCTGATGACAAGGTGACCAAGATAACTGTCGCACAGACAGCTGATTCAAGGCCTTATTCATATATGGATGGTGACAAGCTTACAGGTTTTGACATTGAAGTATTGAAAGCCATTGATGAAGCCCTACCCCAGTACGAGTTTGACTACAAAAAAGTTCCTGATGAGACTATTTTGACAGATATCGATACTGGACGTGCTCAGATTGGAGCCAATAACTTTGGGAAAACTCCTGAGCGTGAGAAAAAATACCTTTTCTCTTATCCTATTTCACAGAATGTGAATGCTATTTTCTCAAGAAAAGAAGATAATTTCACAAGTATCGCTGATTTGGTTGGTAAGAAAACATTAGTTCCTACCGGATCAAACTACGGTGCTATCTATGAGCAGTGGAACAAGGAGCATCCAGACCAAAAGATTGATTTTTCTTATTCAGAAGATCCACTTAAGGTTAGGATGGAAGCTGTTGAATCAGGGAAAATTGACTTTATGTTTGCAAGTAAGTCTAACGGAGAAATCCTCCTTAAAAATAATGGACTTGACTTGGTTAACAATGTTCCAGATCTAGCAGATTATCCAGTTTTCCAAACCTATGAATACTTTATTCTAGGTCAAGATGATACAGATTTACAAAAAGCCGTTAACACAGAGGTTAAGAAACTTGCTGAAGATGGTACCCTTAAAAAACTTTCAGAAGAGTTTTATGGGGATGACTATGTTCCAGGTGCTGACCAATATAAATAA